Proteins encoded together in one Cicer arietinum cultivar CDC Frontier isolate Library 1 chromosome 4, Cicar.CDCFrontier_v2.0, whole genome shotgun sequence window:
- the LOC101499893 gene encoding lysM domain receptor-like kinase 4 yields the protein MNHHVCNLIFFTLIILLSSKTKAQQNYSGNSILGCNNNDEKGPSPAFLYTCNGLNKSCMAFVIFKSKPSYNSISTISNFLSLNPKELARINSVNLFAVFPPGKEVIVPVNCSCLTNDYYQAETKYILGPNSTYLTVANDTFQGLSTCDSLMRVNRYGELDLHQGMELHVPLRCACPTYHQKTNGIKYLLTYSVNWGDNISYIATRFNVAVGNLLDANGFSTQTEMLYPFTTVLIPLQSEPVSSTTIVVNDPPTMTPSTGRSFKKCKSKKKVLIIAIATSVLVLCVILFLLFLFLFLLRKRSGSFFNRGNRVKNKIGISSEEIRGKIAIIEHISKVYSFEEITEATENFSSKNRINGSLFRGEFGNGKEVLAVKRMRGDASKEVNLLKKINHFNLIKLQGYCENNDCHYLVYEYMENGSLREWLSKNSSIEHQSLAKRIQIALDIANGLQYLHNFTEPCYVHKDINSGNILLNKDLRAKIAKLALAEESKIMITSDCPKSYVVGSVSYLAPEYLYAGVVSTKMDVYAFGVVLLELITGKDSITLQDGREVMLYEIIENIVDNDNEEEKVSLFIDPCLIGSCRKACALQLVKLSLACLIQEPEKRPNVEEVVSSLLKIQANDMQQRISPTINKSLSLER from the coding sequence ATGAATCATCATGTGTGTAACCTCATTTTCTTCACACTAATCATTCTTCTTTCATCAAAAACCAAGGCACAACAGAATTACTCAGGAAATTCTATACTCGGCTGCAACAATAACGACGAAAAGGGACCTTCCCCGGCATTTCTTTACACTTGCAATGGCCTCAACAAATCTTGCATGGCTTTTGTCATATTCAAATCCAAACCTTCTTATAACTCTATCTCCACAATTTCCAACTTTTTATCGTTGAACCCGAAAGAGCTAGCGAGAATCAACAGTGTCAATTTGTTCGCAGTTTTCCCACCTGGCAAAGAGGTTATTGTCCCTGTCAACTGTTCTTGTTTAACCAATGATTATTACCAAGctgaaacaaaatatatattgggTCCAAACTCAACTTATTTGACAGTAGCAAACGACACGTTTCAAGGTTTGTCAACATGTGATTCTCTTATGCGTGTGAATCGATATGGTGAACTTGATTTGCATCAAGGAATGGAGTTGCACGTGCCTCTCAGATGCGCTTGTCCAACATATCATCAGAAAACAAATGGAATCAAGTATTTACTCACATATTCTGTGAACTGGGGTGATAATATTTCATATATTGCTACAAGATTCAATGTAGCAGTTGGTAATCTTCTTGATGCCAATGGTTTTTCCACACAAACTGAAATGCTTTATCCATTCACAACTGTTCTGATTCCTTTGCAAAGTGAACCAGTGAGTTCAACAACCATAGTTGTTAATGATCCACCAACCATGACACCCTCTACTGGTCGAAGTTTCAAAAAGTGCAAGTCAAAGAAAAAAGTACTCATCATTGCTATTGCCACCTCAGTACTGGTTCTGTGTGTCATCTTGTTTCTGCTGTTTCTATTTCTGTTTCTGCTCAGAAAGAGATCAGGAAGTTTCTTTAACCGAGGCAATCGAGTTAAGAATAAAATAGGGATTTCTTCAGAAGAGATACGCGGGAAGATAGCAATCATTGAACATATCTCCAAAGTGTATAGCTTTGAAGAAATAACAGAGGCAACTGAGAATTTTAGTTCAAAGAATAGAATCAATGGTTCTTTATTTCGCGGCGAATTTGGCAACGGCAAGGAAGTGTTGGCTGTTAAAAGAATGAGAGGTGATGCTTCCAAAGAAGTCAATTTGCTTAAAAAGATCAATCATTTCAACCTGATAAAGCTACAAGGTTACTGTGAAAACAACGATTGCCACTATCTTGTTTATGAATATATGGAAAATGGATCTTTAAGGGAGTGGCTTAGTAAGAATAGTTCCATTGAGCATCAAAGTTTGGCAAAAAGGATACAGATTGCTCTGGATATTGCAAATGGACTTCAGTATCTTCACAACTTCACAGAACCTTGCTATGTGCACAAGGACATAAACAGTGGAAACATTCTACTAAACAAAGATTTAAGGGCCAAGATAGCAAAATTAGCTCTTGCTGAAGAATCAAAAATTATGATAACTTCTGATTGTCCCAAATCATATGTTGTAGGATCTGTGAGCTATTTGGCTCCTGAATATCTGTATGCAGGGGTAGTCAGCACCAAAATGGATGTCTATGCCTTTGGAGTGGTGCTGTTGGAATTGATCACTGGCAAAGATTCTATTACCCTACAAGATGGAAGAGAAGTAATGCTCTATGAAATCATAGAAAATATCGTTGATAACGATAATGAAGAAGAGAAGGTGAGTTTGTTCATTGATCCTTGCCTTATTGGAAGCTGTAGGAAAGCATGTGCATTGCAGCTAGTTAAACTGAGTCTAGCCTGTTTGATTCAAGAACCAGAAAAAAGACCAAACGTTGAAGAGGTAGTCTCTAGCTTACTGAAAATACAGGCAAATGATATGCAGCAAAGAATATCACCCACCATCAATAAAAGCCTAAGCCTGGAGAGGTGA
- the LOC101498744 gene encoding F-box/FBD/LRR-repeat protein At1g13570-like — protein MRREQSQSPCLTDTEPDRISSLPGHVIDQILSNLSVREAVRTSILSTKWRYKWATIPNLVFDSLCVSETSEDLLVIKSKLSRIIDHVLLLHSGPIIKFKLSHRELIGVTDIDRWTLHLTRRPVKEFVLEIWKGQRYKIPSCLFSCQGLHHLELFNCWLKPPSTFGGFRNLKSLDLQHVTLTQDAFENLISSCPLLERLTLMNFDGFTSLNIHAPNLQFFDIGGKFEDVSFEDTSQLAVVSIGLYSNFESSQSRLHGRASNLVNFFVHLPCIQRLEIQSYFLKYLAVGIVPVKLATPCIDLSYLSVRINFNDLKEISAALCLFRSSPVLRELEILARPEEQTIPFMHDAYCWEDVYLDWPVMRVQHVRIEGISGIKPELDFINFLLLYSPVLERMTVKPVSNAGPELVKELLRFRRASGRAEVIYLDSI, from the exons ATG AGAAGGGAACAATCCCAGTCTCCTTGCCTAACAGATACGGAGCCCGATAGAATTAGTAGTTTACCAGGTCATGTAATAGACCAGATTCTTTCAAATTTGTCGGTTAGGGAAGCGGTGAGAACAAGTATTTTATCTACTAAATGGAGGTACAAATGGGCCACAATACCAAATCTCGTGTTTGATTCTCTATGTGTCTCTGAAACTTCCGAAGACCTTTTAGTTATCAAGAGCAAGCTATCGAGAATTATTGATCATGTACTTTTACTCCATTCTGGGCCAATCATAAAGTTCAAGCTCTCCCATCGTGAGCTCATTGGTGTCACTGATATTGATCGATGGACTCTTCATCTAACTAGAAGGCCTGTTAAAGAGTTTGTACTGGAAATCTGGAAAGGGCAACGCTATAAGATACCTTCATGCTTATTTTCTTGTCAAGGTTTACATCATTTAGAGTTATTTAACTGTTGGCTGAAACCACCATCAACATTTGGAGGTTTTAGGAACTTGAAGAGTCTTGATCTGCAACATGTTACATTGACTCAAGATGCTTTTGAAAACTTGATATCCAGTTGCCCCCTGCTTGAACGATTGACATTGATGAACTTTGATGGTTTCACCAGTCTTAACATCCATGCCCCAAATCTCCAGTTTTTTGACATTGGTGGTAAATTTGAAGATGTTAGCTTTGAGGACACTTCTCAATTAGCTGTGGTATCCATTGGGTTGTATTCGAATTTTGAAAGTAGTCAAAGTAGATTGCATGGACGTGCTAGCaatttggtcaatttttttgttcatttacCTTGTATACAGAGGCTGGAGATTCAAAGCTATTTTTTGAAG TATTTGGCTGTGGGGATTGTGCCAGTAAAGCTTGCTACACCTTGCATTGATCTAAGTTATCTTTCTGTACGGATAAACTTCAATGATTTGAAGGAAATTTCAGCTGCGCTTTGCCTGTTCAGAAGCTCACCTGTTCTACGAGAACTAGAAATATTG GCACGGCCTGAGGAACAGACTATTCCGTTTATGCACGACGCCTATTGTTGGGAAGATGTCTATTTGGATTGGCCAGTCATGCGAGTGCAACATGTGAGGATAGAAGGCATCTCTGGTATCAAACCTGAATTAGACTTCATCAACTTTCTACTTCTATATTCTCCAGTGCTAGAAAGGATGACTGTGAAACCTGTTTCAAATGCTGGACCGGAGTTGGTGAAAGAACTATTGCGGTTCAGGAGAGCCTCGGGACGAGCTGAAGTTATTTACCTTGACTCtatttaa
- the LOC101499064 gene encoding type IV inositol polyphosphate 5-phosphatase 11, with translation MGNQLCKRGKLRWKRKPMGFVHHQTLPSHIGIKSVDVDKACNFSTTSNLCVSIVTWNMNGQVSFEDLSEMIGSNRDFDLLAVGLQEAPGNKVATMLSEALDESHVLIGKVTLQSLQLYLFGPKNAGSFIQELKVDKQSIGGCGGIIGRKKGAVAIRINYKGIRLLFISCHLSAHGRNVEERNYECRHISHSLFSKIWNPYSRPSHLTVWLGDLNYRLQGIHTNPARDLIEKNLHKKLHGHDQLLQQAEEGQIFNGFCEGTLTFKPTYKYNKGTSNYDTSYKVRVPAWTDRILFKIEDTDNIEATLHSYESMDQIYGSDHKPVKAHICLRLRQLQTESNSLTNI, from the exons ATGGGTAATCAACTTTGCAAAag aGGAAAATTAAGATGGAAGAGAAAGCCAATGGGTTTTGTTCATCATCAAACTTTACCCTCTCACATTGGGATAAAAAGTGTGGATGTGGATAAGGCTTGTAACTTTTCTACCACTTCAAATCTATGTGTTTCCATAGTTACTTGGAATATGAATGGCCAG GTTTCTTTTGAAGATTTATCAGAGATGATTGGTAGCAACCGTGATTTTGACCTTCTAGCTGTTGGATTGCAAGAAGCTCCAGGAAACAAAGTTGCAACTATGCTTTCGGAAGCTTTGGATGAAAGTCACGT ACTGATAGGTAAAGTTACCTTGCAGTCTTTGCAGTTGTACTTGTTTGGACCAAAGAATGCAGGGTCATTCATTCAAG AATTGAAAGTGGACAAACAATCTATTGGGGGATGTGGAGGAATAATTGGAAGAAAGAAAGGAGCTGTAGCAATTCGAATTAACTACAAAGGCATACGTTTACTGTTCATCTCATGCCACCTCTCTG CTCATGGTCGCAATGTGGAAGAAAGAAATTATGAATGCAG GCATATATCGCACTCACTCTTCTCAAAAATTTGGAATCCATATTCTAGACCGTCTCATTTGACTGTTTGGTTAGGAGATCTAAACTATAGACTTCAAGGGATCCATACAAATCCCGCCAGGGACCTAATAGAGAAAAACCTTCATAAG AAGCTGCATGGCCATGATCAGCTCTTACAACAAGCTGAAGAAGGACAAATTTTCAATGGATTTTGTGAAGGAACATTGACATTCAAGCCAACATATAAGTATAATAAAGGAACTAGCAATTATGATACAAGTTATAAG GTTCGAGTACCAGCATGGACAGATCGCATACTGTTCAAGATAGAAGACACAGACAACATTGAAGCAACACTACATTCGTACGAGTCGATGGATCAAATATACGGTTCGGATCATAAGCCAGTAAAAGCACACATCTGCTTAAGACTTCGTCAACTTCAAACCGAATCCAACTCGTTAACTAATATTTGA
- the LOC101499377 gene encoding protein DA1, with amino-acid sequence MGWLSRIFKGSDHKVSEGHYYRDDTSYYLPSTSGDVWTENENEDIDHAIALSLVEENQKAKNVKDHRAQLEEDEQLARAIEESLYLESPPKYGNDNMYQPIQPIQPIQPIQPIQPIQYFPMGYRICAGCNTEIGYGRYLNCLSAFWHPECFRCRACNLPISDYEFSTSGNYPYHKTCYKESYHPKCDVCKHFIPTNPAGLIEYRAHPFWNQHYCPSHEHDNTPRCCSCERMEPHGTGYIAHKDGRKLCLECLDSAIMDTYECQPLNADIQKFYESLNMKLDQQVPLLLVERQALNEAREGEKNGHYHMPETRGLCLSEELSTISRRPRLGTGNRTIDRTTQPYKLTARCDVTAILILYGLPRLLTGSILAHEMMHAWLRLTGFRTLSPEVEEGICQVLAHMWLESELSSASGSNFVSASSSSASYTSKKGKRPPFERKLGEFFKHQIESDISPVYGDGFRAGQKAVRKYGLQRTLHHIKMTGSFPYEA; translated from the exons ATGGGTTGGCTTAGCAGAATTTTTAAAGGCTCAGACCATAAGGTTTCTGAAGGGCATTACTATAGAGATGATACAAGTTATTACTTGCCATCGACTTCAGGG GATGTTTGGACTGAGAACGAGAATGAAGATATAGATCATGCTATTGCATTGTCTCTTGTAGAAGAAAATCAGAAAGCGAAGAATGTAAAGG ACCACAGAGCACAAttagaagaagatgaacaaCTTGCCAGAGCTATAGAAGAAAGCCTATATTTGGAGTCACCTCCAAAATACGGAAATGATAATATGTATCAACCAATTCAACCGATTCAACCAATTCAGCCGATTCAACCGATTCAACCAATTCAGTACTTCCCGATGGGTTACAG GATATGTGCTGGCTGCAATACTGAGATTGGTTATGGACGATACCTAAATTGCTTGAGTGCATTCTGGCATCCCGAATGTTTCCGCTGCCGTGCTTGCAACCTACCAATCTCTGATTATGAG TTTTCCACGTCTGGAAATTACCCTTACCATAAAACATGCTATAAGGAAAGCTACCATCCGAAATGTGATGTCTGCAAGCACTTT ATTCCAACCAACCCTGCTGGTCTTATTGAATATAGGGCACATCCATTTTGGAACCAGCATTATTGCCCTTCTCATGAACATGATAATACTCCTCGCTGTTGTAGCTGTGAGAGAATGGAG CCACATGGGACAGGATATATTGCCCATAAGGATGGAAGGAAGCTCTGCTTAGAGTGTCTCGATTCTGCTATTATGGATACTTATGAATGCCAGCCCCTTAATGCTGATATACAAAAGTTCTATGAAAGCCTAAATATGAAACTGGATCAGCAAGTTCCACTATTGTTGGTTGAAAGACAAGCACTGAACGAAGCAAGGGAGGGAGAGAAGAAT GGCCACTATCACATGCCTGAGACCAGAGGACTCTGCCTCTCAGAGGAACTCAGCACT ATATCGAGACGACCTAGACTTGGGACAGGAAATAGAACGATAGACAGGACAACACAGCCATACAAACTGACCGCGCGCTGTGATGTGACAGCAATTCTCATTCTATACGGTCTTCCAAG GTTGCTTACCGGATCGATTCTAGCACATGAGATGATGCATGCATGGCTGCGGCTAACAG GTTTTCGGACTCTAAGTCCAGAGGTTGAAGAAGGTATCTGTCAGGTTTTGGCTCATATGTGGTTGGAGTCTGAGCTTTCTTCTGCATCAGGCAGCAATTTTGTATCAGCCTCATCGTCATCTGCATCATATACATCTAAGAAAGGTAAAAGGCCACCTTTTGAGAGGAAGCTCGGGGAGTTTTTCAAGCACCAGATTGAATCAGACATTTCCCCGGTTTATGGAGATGGATTTAGGGCAGGTCAAAAAGCGGTTCGCAAGTATGGCCTACAGCGGACCCTTCACCATATCAAGATGACGGGGAGTTTCCCATATGAAGCATAG
- the LOC101500230 gene encoding probable galacturonosyltransferase-like 1 yields the protein MNFNFPKSKLFFLIILTLSLLSLPSQSLPSKTQKPIITNQFKEAPQFYNSPNCPSITQNNNNIEEEEEENIETYLCSNEAVHVAMTLDTTYIRGSMAAILSVLQHSSCPQNIFFHFVCSSNTSLLNSTIFKSFPYLKFQVYNFDDSIVSGLISTSIRSALDCPLNYARSYLANLIPLCVKKIVYLDSDLILIDDIIKLASTQLGQKNVLAAPEYCNANFTFYFTPTFWSNPSLSLTFANRKACYFNTGVMVIDLEKWREGDYTKKIEEWMELQKRMRIYELGSLPPFLLVFAGNIVPVDHRWNQHGLGGDNFRGLCRDLHPGPVSLLHWSGKGKPWVRLDANRPCPLDALWAPYDLLKTPFSLDS from the coding sequence ATGAATTTCAATTTtccaaaatcaaaattattcttTCTAATCATCCTCACTCTCTCCCTCTTATCTCTTCCATCTCAATCTCTACCCTCAAAAACCCAAAAACCTATCATCACAAATCAATTCAAAGAAGCCCCTCAATTCTACAATTCCCCAAATTGCCCCTCCATCActcaaaacaacaacaacatagaagaagaagaggaagaaaacATTGAAACATATCTTTGTTCCAATGAAGCAGTCCACGTGGCAATGACATTAGACACAACATACATCCGAGGATCCATGGCTGCAATCCTCTCTGTCCTCCAACACTCATCATGTCCACAAAACATTTTCTTCCATTTTGTTTGTTCCTCAAACACTTCCTTATTAAActcaacaattttcaaatcCTTCCCTTACCTCAAATTCCAAGTCTATAATTTCGATGATTCAATAGTCTCGGGTTTGATTTCAACTTCGATTCGATCCGCACTCGATTGTCCTCTAAATTATGCAAGAAGTTACTTAGCAAATTTAATTCCATTATGTGTCAAAAAAATTGTGTACTTAGATTCAGACCTTATATTAATTGATGATATAATAAAACTTGCATCAACCCAATTAGGCCAAAAAAATGTTTTGGCAGCACCTGAATATTGTAATGCAAATTTCACATTTTATTTCACACCAACATTTTGGTCCAACCCATCATTGTCATTAACATTTGCTAATAGAAAAGCTTGTTACTTTAATACTGGGGTTATGGTAATTGATCTAGAAAAGTGGCGCGAAGGCGATTACACGAAGAAAATCGAAGAATGGATGGAATTACAGAAGAGGATGAGGATTTATGAACTCGGTTCATTACCGCCTTTTTTGCTTGTTTTTGCAGGGAACATTGTTCCTGTGGATCATAGATGGAATCAACATGGACTTGGTGGTGATAATTTTAGAGGACTTTGTAGAGATCTTCATCCTGGTCCAGTTAGTTTGTTGCATTGGAGTGGAAAAGGTAAACCTTGGGTTAGATTGGATGCTAATAGACCTTGTCCTTTGGATGCTCTTTGGGCACCTTATGATCTTTTGAAGACACCATTTTCTCTTGATTCTTGA